The Allorhodopirellula heiligendammensis genome includes a window with the following:
- a CDS encoding glycogen/starch/alpha-glucan phosphorylase, with product MSNTLTNSASAKSKPASKQPLSLGELDLPTAVRRHLTVTLGHFDDGQTPGNESDQRYLYRALAISVRDRLVPEWQQTLRRMRESDDRKVYYLSLEFLIGRSLTNAVQNLDLDDETRAAMHAYGMEMEDVADRELDAGLGNGGLGRLAACFLDSCANLQLPVVGYGIRYEYGMFHQRIEDGRQVEDPDHWLRDGNPWEIVRAESSRRIRFYGRTEQYPNDQGKMCQRLVDTHDVLAVPFDMPIPGYRNETVNTLRLWKASTTDVFDLAEFNAGSYTEAVATKNNAEQISMVLYPNDASENGKELRLKQQYFLVSASLQDVIDRWVKKYGEDFSQFGQKNCFQLNDTHPACAVPELMRLLLDEHGLEWDEAWDVTTRCMAYTNHTLLPEALERWSVGLFSRLLPRLLEIIYEINARFLKLVDQQWPGDVGMRREMSLIEESDNPHIRMAYLAIVGSFSVNGVAGLHTQLLESGLFKNFAQLWPRKFNNKTNGVTQRRWLAHCNPGLRDLLNETIGDGWQTDLTKIKELAPLATDATFRQRWQSIKLDNKKRLSELVAETTGVDFDTSFMFDVQVKRIHEYKRQLLNVLHVIHLYDRIQRGETTGMAPRCVLIGGKAAPGYHVAKLIVKLINDVAGVVNADPKCRDLLRMVFFPNYRVSSMEVICPATELSEQISTAGKEASGTGNMKFMMNGALTIGTLDGANIEIRENAGDENFFLFGLDAPEVVETKKDYRPNDIIAADPDIARLMSILESGTFNRNNPGLYDLLTGGLRSPHDPWVTIADLRSYIDAQVEVSNTYQDTAKWNEMSILNTAGSGWFSSDRTIAQYAQDIWDVRALPPLK from the coding sequence ATGTCCAACACGCTCACCAATTCAGCTTCGGCAAAGTCGAAACCAGCCTCTAAGCAGCCACTCTCGTTGGGCGAGCTCGATCTTCCGACCGCTGTCCGCCGACATTTAACAGTCACGCTGGGCCACTTCGACGATGGCCAAACGCCCGGCAACGAATCGGATCAACGATACCTGTATCGCGCCTTAGCAATTTCAGTGCGTGACCGCTTGGTGCCGGAGTGGCAGCAGACATTGCGTCGAATGCGAGAGAGCGACGACCGCAAGGTGTACTACCTATCTCTGGAATTTTTGATCGGCCGTTCGCTCACCAACGCCGTTCAGAACCTCGATCTGGACGACGAAACACGCGCCGCCATGCATGCCTACGGGATGGAGATGGAGGACGTTGCTGACCGAGAACTCGATGCGGGCTTGGGCAATGGTGGCTTGGGACGGCTCGCTGCCTGTTTCCTTGACAGTTGTGCGAACCTGCAACTCCCTGTGGTTGGCTACGGCATCCGCTACGAATACGGCATGTTCCACCAGCGTATTGAAGATGGACGCCAAGTCGAAGATCCCGATCACTGGCTCCGCGACGGCAACCCCTGGGAAATCGTTCGCGCTGAGAGCAGTCGGCGAATCCGGTTCTATGGTCGCACCGAACAGTATCCCAACGATCAAGGGAAGATGTGCCAGCGGCTGGTTGATACGCACGATGTGCTCGCCGTGCCATTTGACATGCCCATTCCAGGTTATCGCAATGAAACCGTCAACACGCTGCGTCTATGGAAAGCGTCGACGACGGACGTGTTTGATCTCGCTGAATTCAACGCGGGCAGTTACACCGAAGCCGTCGCGACAAAAAACAATGCCGAACAGATTTCGATGGTGCTGTACCCGAACGATGCCAGCGAAAACGGAAAGGAATTGCGTCTGAAGCAACAGTACTTCCTCGTTTCAGCATCGCTCCAGGACGTCATCGACCGGTGGGTAAAGAAGTATGGCGAAGACTTCTCGCAGTTCGGCCAAAAGAACTGCTTCCAACTCAACGACACCCACCCGGCTTGCGCTGTGCCCGAATTGATGCGGTTGCTGCTCGACGAGCACGGCCTGGAGTGGGACGAAGCGTGGGACGTGACCACGCGGTGCATGGCCTACACCAACCACACGCTGCTGCCTGAGGCACTTGAGCGTTGGTCGGTGGGACTATTCAGTCGATTGCTGCCTCGATTGCTCGAGATCATTTACGAGATCAATGCTCGGTTCCTCAAACTCGTCGACCAGCAGTGGCCGGGTGATGTCGGCATGCGGCGTGAGATGTCGTTGATCGAAGAAAGCGATAACCCGCACATTCGGATGGCGTATCTGGCCATCGTCGGCAGTTTCTCCGTCAATGGTGTCGCTGGATTGCATACCCAGTTACTTGAGAGTGGCTTGTTCAAGAACTTCGCCCAACTTTGGCCACGCAAGTTCAATAACAAGACCAATGGTGTCACTCAACGACGCTGGCTCGCTCACTGCAATCCCGGTCTACGAGACCTACTCAACGAAACTATTGGTGATGGCTGGCAAACCGATCTGACCAAGATCAAAGAACTTGCGCCGCTGGCGACCGATGCGACCTTCCGCCAGCGCTGGCAGTCGATCAAGCTCGACAACAAGAAACGTTTGTCTGAACTGGTCGCTGAAACCACGGGCGTCGACTTCGATACATCGTTTATGTTTGATGTTCAAGTCAAACGGATTCACGAGTACAAACGCCAACTGCTCAACGTGTTACACGTCATCCACCTTTACGATCGCATCCAACGCGGCGAGACCACCGGCATGGCTCCGCGCTGCGTGCTGATCGGTGGAAAGGCAGCACCGGGATACCACGTAGCAAAATTGATCGTCAAATTGATCAACGACGTCGCAGGAGTAGTCAATGCGGATCCGAAGTGCCGCGATCTGCTGCGAATGGTGTTCTTCCCGAACTACCGTGTCTCGTCAATGGAGGTGATCTGCCCAGCGACGGAGTTGTCTGAACAGATTTCGACGGCAGGCAAAGAGGCATCCGGTACCGGAAACATGAAATTCATGATGAACGGAGCGCTCACAATTGGCACACTCGATGGTGCCAATATCGAGATTCGCGAGAATGCCGGCGATGAAAACTTCTTCTTGTTTGGCCTCGACGCGCCAGAAGTCGTCGAAACGAAGAAAGACTATCGGCCCAACGATATTATCGCAGCGGATCCGGATATCGCCCGGTTGATGAGTATCCTCGAAAGCGGAACATTCAATCGAAATAACCCTGGCCTGTATGATTTGCTGACCGGTGGACTGCGGAGCCCGCACGATCCGTGGGTCACGATTGCCGATTTGCGAAGCTACATTGACGCGCAGGTCGAAGTGAGTAACACCTACCAAGACACGGCAAAATGGAATGAAATGAGCATTCTCAATACCGCCGGAAGCGGATGGTTCAGTAGTGACCGTACGATCGCGCAATACGCCCAAGACATCTGGGACGTCCGCGCGTTGCCGCCACTGAAATAG
- a CDS encoding phosphoesterase — MSEEHVLVVPADLISSLGHLEGFEVDVDRFLMPILASDQLSYRPRAAMELDPSFKQLIPYVVMQWTDPADGLVRVFTYTRGGGSGESRLHAKRSIGVGGHISREDAAGDEDPYLTGMRRELDEEVTIQCDYVDQREGLLYDPSNEVGRVHLGVIHRFTLDHPQVTSNEAELADGEFLTIAQLRTQYDALETWSQLCLDALFPETR, encoded by the coding sequence ATGTCTGAAGAACACGTCCTGGTCGTGCCCGCCGACCTCATTTCCTCACTGGGACATCTCGAGGGATTCGAGGTCGATGTCGATCGGTTTCTGATGCCGATCCTCGCCAGTGACCAGCTTTCGTATCGGCCCCGAGCGGCGATGGAATTGGACCCAAGTTTCAAGCAGCTGATCCCTTACGTTGTGATGCAGTGGACCGATCCAGCGGACGGACTCGTTCGCGTCTTTACGTACACACGCGGCGGGGGCTCGGGCGAATCTCGATTGCACGCTAAGCGAAGCATCGGTGTGGGCGGCCACATCAGCCGCGAGGACGCCGCAGGCGATGAAGATCCCTATCTAACAGGCATGCGCCGCGAGCTCGATGAAGAAGTAACGATCCAGTGCGACTACGTCGACCAGCGAGAAGGCTTGCTGTACGATCCCAGCAACGAAGTCGGCCGCGTGCACCTGGGCGTGATCCATCGCTTCACACTCGATCACCCTCAGGTGACTAGCAACGAAGCGGAACTGGCGGACGGAGAGTTTCTGACGATCGCCCAGTTACGAACCCAATATGATGCGTTGGAAACATGGAGTCAGTTGTGTCTGGATGCCTTGTTCCCGGAGACCCGCTAA
- a CDS encoding asparagine synthase-related protein, whose amino-acid sequence MPTQQTIDRLVNLMDPDANVLLNETATSAAEIVRGGDRERISKIEGQFAICEKDGRTVRMVRTIGRPMRYFMAKLKAGPCLVVAERIDEIAAWLQREGLRDQFDPSYTRMVPAHYLIELQLVGCPDPNPVHQRFFTPERNRLPADVPAIGHEYITRLARVCDAWLDRIGETEPIGVLFSGGIDSGAVLCVLYDLMLRRGQAPTRLKAFSLAVDGHAQDFKQAAEFVNKCGFPELLEVVEVPEEQVSWRRAIELVEDYKPLDIQSATFAAALVEAIRQRYPDWRWLVDGDGGDENLKDYLIEDNPELTIRSVLNNLMLYQEGWGVDSIKHSLTYSGGQSRGHSRSSAVLRAFGFSGFSPFATPSVIEVAEAIPFIDLTDWDHESLYQLKGSVVAAGVKSVTGIEMPTFEKRRFQHGAVSRDAFDRIFPQSPMEYRKAFRELCS is encoded by the coding sequence ATGCCTACTCAACAAACGATCGACCGGCTCGTCAATTTGATGGATCCGGACGCCAACGTCCTCCTCAATGAAACCGCCACATCGGCGGCAGAGATCGTGCGAGGCGGTGACCGTGAACGCATCTCTAAAATCGAAGGTCAGTTCGCGATCTGTGAAAAAGACGGTCGCACCGTGCGGATGGTGCGGACGATCGGACGACCGATGCGTTACTTCATGGCCAAACTCAAAGCCGGACCGTGCTTGGTCGTCGCTGAACGCATCGATGAAATCGCCGCCTGGCTCCAGCGTGAAGGTTTGCGCGATCAGTTTGACCCTTCCTACACGCGCATGGTGCCGGCCCACTACTTAATCGAGCTACAACTCGTCGGATGTCCTGATCCGAATCCGGTCCATCAACGTTTCTTCACGCCCGAGCGGAACCGCTTGCCCGCGGACGTCCCCGCGATCGGTCACGAATACATCACGCGTTTAGCGCGGGTTTGCGATGCATGGCTGGATCGCATCGGTGAAACTGAGCCCATTGGTGTTTTGTTTTCCGGGGGCATTGATAGCGGTGCGGTGCTGTGCGTGCTCTATGATTTGATGCTGCGACGCGGCCAGGCCCCCACGCGTCTAAAAGCATTCTCGCTGGCCGTTGACGGCCATGCACAGGATTTCAAACAGGCCGCTGAGTTCGTCAACAAGTGCGGTTTTCCCGAACTCCTCGAAGTCGTTGAAGTACCTGAGGAGCAGGTCAGTTGGCGGCGAGCGATTGAACTGGTCGAGGACTACAAACCGCTCGACATCCAATCTGCGACCTTCGCAGCCGCACTCGTTGAAGCGATTCGGCAACGGTATCCCGACTGGCGATGGCTGGTCGATGGCGATGGCGGAGATGAAAACCTCAAGGATTACCTGATCGAGGACAACCCTGAGCTAACGATCCGTAGCGTGCTGAACAACCTGATGCTCTATCAGGAAGGCTGGGGGGTTGATTCGATCAAGCACTCACTGACCTACAGCGGCGGCCAAAGCCGAGGGCACTCCCGCTCTTCGGCAGTGCTACGGGCCTTCGGTTTCTCCGGTTTTAGTCCCTTCGCAACCCCGTCGGTAATCGAAGTCGCCGAGGCGATCCCGTTCATCGACCTAACCGACTGGGATCACGAATCCCTGTATCAGCTCAAAGGCAGTGTCGTTGCCGCCGGAGTCAAATCGGTGACAGGGATCGAGATGCCGACTTTCGAGAAGCGGCGTTTCCAACATGGTGCGGTTTCCCGAGATGCGTTCGATCGTATCTTCCCGCAATCGCCGATGGAATATCGCAAGGCGTTCCGCGAACTGTGTTCCTAG
- a CDS encoding radical SAM protein, protein MEHEAIGENRTRPTLTLLLTARRCPVECVFCDLWKHNHPGATPVGSIPHQIRGATASLTSPVGTWAIKLYNGGNFTDPLSIPPADWPEIAELCKPFERVIVENHATMCGERLLRFRDLLSPQLEVAVGLETSNPDVLARQQKQMTLDDFAGAAEFLQRNEIALRCFVMLQLPHANPKKCVDDAVQAVIHAAQAGAQFVAIIPTRSDTPAMQKLIATGEFVSPTLMQLETALHDSLSQIRTDDSGCVVTADTWDIEMVRHCPTCQDARIKNIQAMNSRQQSLPVSRCDRCGS, encoded by the coding sequence GTGGAGCATGAAGCCATCGGTGAAAACCGCACACGCCCCACGCTGACACTGCTGCTCACCGCTCGGCGGTGCCCCGTTGAATGCGTCTTCTGCGATCTCTGGAAGCACAACCATCCCGGCGCCACACCAGTGGGATCGATCCCACACCAGATCCGTGGCGCAACAGCTTCTCTCACCTCGCCGGTAGGGACCTGGGCCATCAAACTTTACAACGGCGGCAACTTCACCGATCCGCTCAGTATCCCACCAGCCGACTGGCCGGAAATCGCCGAACTCTGCAAACCGTTTGAACGGGTGATCGTTGAGAACCACGCTACGATGTGCGGCGAACGGCTACTGCGGTTTCGCGACCTCCTCTCGCCTCAACTCGAAGTCGCCGTGGGACTGGAAACCTCCAATCCCGATGTGCTCGCACGCCAACAGAAACAGATGACGTTGGACGACTTTGCTGGTGCGGCCGAGTTCCTGCAGCGCAATGAGATTGCTCTCCGGTGCTTCGTGATGCTGCAGTTGCCACACGCCAACCCCAAAAAATGTGTCGACGATGCCGTGCAAGCCGTGATCCATGCCGCTCAGGCCGGAGCCCAGTTCGTCGCCATCATTCCAACCCGCAGCGACACCCCGGCGATGCAAAAGCTCATCGCCACCGGGGAGTTTGTCTCGCCAACCCTGATGCAACTGGAGACGGCGCTGCACGACTCACTGTCGCAGATACGCACTGACGATTCGGGCTGCGTGGTCACCGCAGACACCTGGGACATCGAGATGGTACGACACTGTCCCACGTGCCAGGATGCTCGCATCAAAAACATTCAGGCGATGAACTCCAGGCAGCAATCCCTGCCGGTGAGCCGGTGTGATCGATGCGGGAGCTAA
- a CDS encoding sugar phosphate isomerase/epimerase family protein gives MNSAPIVLLSGFADESALSKQANEQFAALAAIGLEYYSIRFVDVGNGIKNVMALDETEIKMLQQMHADYGLKVSSIGSPIGKVKLLDIDDGTANKFVPFDQYLREDVSIACDRAEAFGAKLLRGFSFYHPKGTAPEDHIDRVADQLSQIAEACDARGLTFGLEVEANLVGQTGHLLADIAAKVNHPAMLTIFDGANIAMQGFTPDQVYAEYQAMKPSLGWLHIKDYSDPGLRGRVEHVDEESASHFVPADRGDSAHEAILRDLREFLPTLHQRMVDRGADGVFMDLEPHVRGGGQFGGFSGPDGFGIAARALCNLLDYTQIGYQLRTFESLQD, from the coding sequence ATGAACTCCGCACCAATCGTTTTGCTCAGTGGTTTCGCTGACGAGTCCGCACTCTCCAAGCAAGCCAACGAACAGTTTGCAGCCCTCGCCGCCATTGGACTGGAATACTACTCGATCCGGTTCGTCGATGTCGGCAATGGCATCAAGAACGTGATGGCGCTCGACGAGACTGAAATCAAAATGCTGCAGCAAATGCATGCAGATTACGGTCTGAAGGTGTCCAGCATCGGCTCGCCTATCGGCAAAGTCAAACTGCTCGATATCGATGACGGGACGGCCAACAAGTTCGTTCCATTTGACCAATATTTACGTGAGGATGTATCGATCGCCTGCGATCGTGCGGAAGCGTTTGGCGCCAAGTTGCTGCGAGGATTCTCGTTCTATCATCCCAAAGGCACCGCTCCCGAAGATCATATCGACCGCGTTGCCGACCAGTTGAGCCAAATTGCCGAAGCCTGTGATGCCCGCGGGCTGACGTTTGGTCTCGAGGTCGAAGCCAATCTAGTCGGACAGACGGGACACCTGCTTGCCGACATCGCAGCGAAGGTGAATCATCCGGCGATGTTGACCATATTCGATGGTGCGAATATCGCCATGCAAGGCTTCACGCCAGATCAGGTTTACGCGGAATACCAAGCCATGAAACCATCGCTCGGCTGGCTACACATCAAGGATTATAGCGACCCAGGATTGCGTGGCCGCGTCGAGCACGTCGACGAGGAATCAGCTAGCCACTTTGTACCCGCCGATCGTGGCGATAGTGCCCATGAAGCGATCCTGAGAGATTTGCGTGAATTCTTGCCAACCCTGCACCAGCGGATGGTCGACCGCGGTGCCGACGGCGTATTCATGGATCTGGAACCCCATGTGCGCGGCGGCGGCCAATTCGGCGGCTTCAGCGGCCCCGACGGTTTTGGGATCGCAGCCCGTGCGTTGTGCAATCTGCTCGATTACACGCAGATCGGTTACCAGTTGCGAACGTTCGAGTCGCTCCAGGACTGA